One window of Centropristis striata isolate RG_2023a ecotype Rhode Island chromosome 23, C.striata_1.0, whole genome shotgun sequence genomic DNA carries:
- the fbxo15 gene encoding F-box only protein 15, with product MAAPKAVTSRVRAVRTSKRADKSSPASTVNFMERLPSEILIKILSYLDASALFSLSHVNKLFYQLANDNALWNKIYMAKFGKNKKRKPKCQDELLLKMATVEVKDQAAGYWKWLHFKTVAACDMNKWKRHLGLISCHTGLPSQTERVLRNLHITWELTVSDKSRRESTYEPSWSQFCETSVTLCWSGGGCMPNYQQISTLQLHGVRRIALNCPSLKKPGWRSLMATVEVQALTESAQVVGQDTLVVLKRLQPGVIIGIWRDQCSVAFVMFTLHFHRLLERSIQGSSLCPDVEPLIKPPSDDIDPEYGLHGYQLHIVLHSTVCEIMSGSFSQLFCRRTQICDGLIQLTAINRTILSQHTPLSGRITLPWRCEALQGTVENCCIMSLTLLDEFKKPFWCVSSPVSMELEKTSISYDYDGEHFLIHYQDSDGQMKMKLVWMKDQKQFVLIGLVVYVTVAKVNKHFSRDY from the exons ATGGCGGCACCGAAAGCAGTTACTTCCAGAGTGCGGGCAGTGAGGACGTCCAAAAGGGCTGACAAATCATCTCCAGCGTCCACTGTGAACTTTATGGAAAG ACTGCCATCTGAGATCCTGATTAAGATTCTGTCATACCTGGATGCCTCTGCTCTTTTCAGCCTCAGCCACGTCAACAAGCTCTTCTATCAGCTTGCCAATGATAA TGCTCTGTGGAACAAGATATACATGGCAAAATTTGGCAAGAATAAAAAGCGGAAACCTAAGTGCCAGGACGAGCTGCTGCTAAAGATGGCCACAGTGGAAGTGAAGGACCAGGCTGCGGGCTACTGGAAGTGGCTGCACTTCAAGACTGTAGCCGCATGTGACATGAACAAGTGGAAAAGACATCTAGGACTCATCAGCTGTCACACCGGGCTTCCCAGCCAAACGGAGCGGGTCCTCAG AAACTTGCACATCACCTGGGAGCTGACAGTCTCTGATAAGTCGAGGCGTGAGAGCACATATGAGCCAAGCTGGTCCCAGTTCTGTGAGACTTCTGTGACTCTGTGCTGGAGTGGAGGAGGCTGCATGCCCAACTACCAGCAGATTTCCACCCTTCAACTCCACGGTGTCAGGAGGATAGCCCTCAACTGCCCCAGCCTGAAGAA ACCTGGCTGGAGGTCCCTCATGGCGACGGTAGAGGTGCAGGCTCTAACTGAAAGCGCGCAGGTCGTTGGCCAGGACACACTGGTTGTACTGAAGCGGCTGCAGCCTGGTGTCATCATCGGCATCTGGAGG GACCAGTGTTCTGTTGCCTTTGTCATGTTCACCCTCCACTTCCACAGGCTGCTGGAAAGAAGCATTCAGGGATCTTCTCTTTG cCCCGACGTGGAGCCATTGATCAAACCCCCCTCTGATGACATAGACCCTGAATATGGTCTCCATGGTTACCAACTACACATTGTTCTTCACAGCACTGTATGCGAAATCATGTCCGGAAGCTTCTCACAGCTCTTCTGCCGGAGAA CTCAGATCTGTGATGGCCTGATCCAGCTGACTGCCATTAACAGGACAATCTTGTCTCAGCACACACCCTTGTCAGGTAGAATCACCCTTCCCTGGAGGTGTGAGGCCCTGCAGGGCACAGTAGAG AATTGCTGCATCATGAGTCTGACCTTACTGGACGAGTTCAAGAAACCTTTCTGGTGTGTCAGCTCTCCTGTTTCCATGGAGCTGGAGAAGACGTCCATCTCCTATGACTATGACGGTGAGCACTTCCTGATCCACTACCAGGACTCAGATGGGCAGATGAAGATGAAACTTGTATGGATGAAGGACCAGAAGCAGTTTGTCCTCATCGGTTTAGTTGTTTATGTGACTGTGGCTAAAGTCAACAAGCATTTTAGTCGAGATTACTGA